Proteins found in one Bombus terrestris chromosome 1, iyBomTerr1.2, whole genome shotgun sequence genomic segment:
- the LOC100649794 gene encoding F-BAR domain only protein 2 isoform X7, which produces MTVDFADYFWGEKNNGYDVLYHNMKHGAVASKELAEFLKERSTIEENNYKVLSKLAKQAGSSSSTQGTFAPVWAALRGAAEKLAGLHLQMAQRVTELIKDVSKYTDELHKKHKAVKEEESSTLEVVQSIQNITVTLHKAKDMRMQKGLELEKLRKDNASQKELEKAEIKFKKAQDDYKTLVDKYMGIRNDFQTKMTQTCRRFQYVEETHLKHMKEFLNIYADVLQSNHEQVGQVHIDFKRQCSDMTVDKLLEQFVQSKYTGFEKPGTFEYEEIITGLGEMTSHSQLESNVETPKETSKGANGETGVAGFLRSRREKRKEKKAKKKKDIVETSSNKEEKEDKDDSRKSETPTPEVDEDGFCIRPKAEPWENEKGFYSSSDTDSEDERERKIRVEIKPLSNGGAPMSASVDELRATVENLSLSPAPTGRRGSNNDSDHHMKRSQSVSQQLGGKPSSDLLGLNLFNPSSTPSSASTPTGSHPYAPLQSPPPLSLSPTPQPQPPQSAPPTHPHPRFPDGDLFSEVGDITPALPPKQSASSTPTGSIIIPRPPSRRGEGPSPRGRSSPATISRADSVASLEFRTAGVGVGSSRGPSPLTIGLADTIPLAVAFHEIVHSYFRGTDETRCQVKLSGDMMLSFPAGIVAVLANNPSPAKLTFRVRNSNRLEKLFPNNQLVSMDATQTTVDSTIFEFNMSALTTLLRKQAEQNPSASYFNVDILKYQIKCKEGAGSCPFQLVAYWKCETTHTDLKIDYKYNSRAMASPSPLLNLHVAAPIDGGFKSLNSKPQAQWLQDTNRVLWKFTELSQHSEGNGVGSLKARVELAHGPGNQGTIFTQFNCEGTTLSGVEFELLGPGYRLSLVKRRFVSGKYICDGDSDSRSRYAAPPSNVD; this is translated from the exons ATGACTGTGGATTTCGCCGACTACTTTTGG GGCGAAAAGAATAATGGATATGACGTGTTATATCATAACATGAAGCATGGTGCAGTTGCAAGCAAGGAGTTGGCTGAGTTTCTGAAAGAACGATCAAccatagaagaaaataattataaggTTCTGAGTAAGCTAGCTAAACAAGCTGGCAGTAGCAGTAGTACGCAAGGAACATTTGCACCTGTTTGGGCTGCCTTAAGAGGAGCAGCAGAAAAACTTGCTGGTTTGCACTTGCAAATGGCCCAAAGGGTCACTGAACTAATAAAAGATGTATCAAAATATACAGATGAATTACATAAGAAACACAAGGCT GTAAAAGAAGAAGAGTCATCTACCTTGGAAGTTGTGCAAAGTATACAGAATATTACTGTGACATTACATAAGGCAAAAGATATGCGTATGCAAAAGGGTCTTGAATTAGAAAAATTGCGGAAAGACAATGCCAGCcaaaaagaattagaaaaagcAGAAATTAAGTTTAAAAAAGCACAGGACGATTATAAAACTTTGGTTGATAAATATATGGGCATAAGAAATGATTTTCAAACCAAAATGACTCAAACATGCAGG CGATTCCAATATGTAGAGGAAACACACTTAAAGCATATGAAGGAATTTTTAAACATCTATGCTGATGTTTTGCAGTCAAATCATGAACAAGTTGGTCAAGTTCATATTGATTTTAAACGACAATGTTCAGACATGACAGTGGACAAATTATTAGAGCAATTTGTACAAAGCAAATATACAGGTTTTGAGAAACCAG GTACATTCGAATATGAAGAGATCATAACAGGTTTAGGAGAAATGACCAGTCATTCTCAGTTGGAAAGCAATGTTGAGACACCTAAGGAAACATCAAAAGGAGCTAATGGAGAAACAGGCGTTGCTG GGTTTCTTCGCAgcagaagagagaaaagaaaggaaaagaaggcgaaaaagaagaaggatatTGTGGAAACGAGCAGCAACAAAGAAGAAAA gGAGGATAAGGATGACAGTAGAAAGTCTGAAACACCGACACCGGAAGTAGATGAGGATGGTTTCTGTATTAGACCAAAAGCAGAGCCGTGGGAGAATGAGAAAGGATTTTATTCTAGCTCAGATACCGATTCCGAAGATGAGAGGGAACGAAAGATTCGAGTGGAAATAAAACCACTAAGCAATGGCGGAGCACCGATGAGCGCCAGTGTGGACGAACTCAGGGCGACTGTGGAAAATCTATCGTTATCGCCTGCACCGACG GGACGCAGAGGATCAAATAACGATTCAGATCATCATATGAAAAGGTCTCAGTCAGTGTCACAGCAATTAGGAGGTAAGCCAAGCTCGGATTTACTTGGCCTAAACTTGTTCAATCCTAGCAGTACACCATCGAGCGCCTCAACGCCGACTGGTAGTCATCCGTACGCGCCATTGCAAAGTCCTCCGCCACTGTCTTTGTCACCGACGCCTCAACCACAGCCGCCACAATCCGCACCACCTACACATCCTCACCCACGATTCCCTG ATGGAGATTTGTTTTCGGAAGTAGGAGACATCACTCCGGCCTTACCTCCCAAGCAATCCGCATCCTCCACTCCGACAGGATCCATCATCATTCCTAGACCTCCGTCCCGAAGAGGAGAAGGTCCATCGCCAAGGGGTAGAAGTTCACCGGCAACTATATCCAGAGCCGATAGCGTGGCTAGCTTAGAGTTTCGTACAGCTGGTGTTGGCGTTGGCTCTTCCAGGGGCCCATCTCCGCTCACGATTGGACTCGCAGACACTATACCTTTAGCAGTTGCTTTCCATGAGATAGTACACTCTTATTTCAGAGGTACCGATGAAACACGGTGTCAGGTGAAACTCAGTGGAGATATGATGTTATCGTTTCCTGCTGGTATCGTCGCCGTGTTAGCGAATAATCCAAGTCCTGCGAAACTTACGTTTCGCGTGCGAAACAGTAATAGATTGGAAAAATTGTTCCCTAATAATCAGCTTGTCAGCAT GGATGCAACGCAGACAACTGTCGACAGTACAATTTTTGAATTCAATATGAGTGCCTTAACTACGTTGTTGCGCAAACAGGCTGAACAAAATCCCTCAGCTTCGTATTTTAACGTCGACATACTCAAGTATCAAATCAAGTGCAAGGAGGGCGCAGGTTCATGTCCTTTCCAGCTGGTTGCCTATTGGAAGTGTGAAACGACTCATACCGATCTTAAG ATTGATTATAAATATAACAGTCGTGCTATGGCTTCTCCGAGTCCACTGTTAAACCTTCATGTGGCTGCGCCCATAGACGGAGGTTTCAAGTCACTGAATAGTAAACCTCAGGCACAGTGGTTGCAAGACACGAATCGGGTACTGTGGAAGTTCACGGAACTGTCGCAGCACAGCGAAGGTAACGGCGTAGGCTCATTGAAAGCTCGGGTGGAACTTGCGCATGGGCCAGGAAACCAAGGAACCATATTCACACAGTTTAATTGCGAAGGGACCACATTATCTGGAGTTGAGTTCGAGCTTTTAGGCCCGGGATATAGATTAAGTTTAGTAAAGCGTAGATTCGTATCTG GAAAGTATATTTGTGATGGAGATTCCGACTCACGAAGTAGATACGCTGCTCCACCATCCAATGTGGATTGA